The following are encoded together in the Salvia hispanica cultivar TCC Black 2014 chromosome 6, UniMelb_Shisp_WGS_1.0, whole genome shotgun sequence genome:
- the LOC125194442 gene encoding uncharacterized protein LOC125194442 encodes MICVLREVRPSLSVKEAMWRLLISDLNLVNACVASNGNTMDEKAVGNRKGLSVTSKKDMLRLKPFPSEKNYVCHMSKADFMAKFTNIAMKGVVHSKSPTRAGTSTSASEGIQHSSCNSPYPLPPDGGLKGGADVSDAPDANDYYSPIRFDETVFFSVSISLAVYKHLAPNGIKALWKQEEKEKTKAQNKIDSLRRKLEEEEAAMKIEAENIKQAAEKEMQKCAEDVKRLQEMVMELWSLKIRR; translated from the exons ATGATTTGTGTGCTTCGAGAGGTTAGGCCTTCCTTGAGTGTAAAAGAAGCGATGTGGCGCCTATTAATAAGTGATTTGAACCTCGTGAATGCATGTGTAGCTTCCAATGGGAATACCATGGATGAGAAAGCAGTGGGTAATAGGAAAGGCTTATCAGTTACTTCCAAGAAAGATATGCTTCGACTGAAGCCGTTTCCAAGTGAGAAGAATTATGTATGTCATATGTCAAAGGCAGATTTTATGGCCAAATTTACTAACATTGCGATGAAGGGAGTAGTTCATTCCAAATCACCGACTCGTGCTGGAACTAGTACCTCTGCTTCAGAAGGTATACAACATTCTTCTTGCAATTCGCCTTACCCTTTACCTCCCGATGGTGGTTTGAAGGGCGGAGCCGATGTTTCTGATGCTCCTGATGCTAACGATTATTACTCTCCAATCCGGTTCGACgaaactgtttttttttctgtatcAATTAGTTTAGCAGTGTATAAACATCTTGCCCCTAATGGAATTAAA GCTTTGTGGAAGcaggaggagaaggagaaaacaaaagctcaaaataaaattgattccTTGAGGAGGAAGCTAGAGGAAGAAGAGGCTGCGATGAAAATAGAAGCAGAAAACATAAAGCAAGCAGCTGAAAAGGAGATGCAGAAATGCGCAGAAGACGTTAAGAGGCTTCAGGAAATGGTCATGGAGCTGTGGAGTCTGAAAATTCGAAGATAG
- the LOC125194440 gene encoding uncharacterized protein LOC125194440 isoform X1 produces MKNIPQWRADRRPIWTSRFLLWWGDGGRWGRSSHRPSVANALISSRPREMLHSSVAITFPKLTRSFQSTSTFDFNRLKMDDNHAQLQTALLTYHKKFPFSIFQPFLRVDLVSTFHIADKEYFATLQKELEGYDCVLYEMVASRSCLKNSPGPGKQLRSSKPGFCITGFIQRLIAKLLRLHCQFDCLDYQADNWYHADLDNETFELLQLEKGETLFTVARDEYKKAKVQPVCADIRNQSEYPESEGLSRLDFCAAMKLYIAKMQTSEFAQVTTDVKDTSVLVGERNRAATEALRRAIDGGNKKIAILYGVGHMPDLGRRLREEFDLVPSQLQWITAWSIKNRNLTSSSFQWPLNRYSLRFFIVEAKLFGAEFKKMMLSVLNK; encoded by the exons atgaagaacatACCACAATGGAGGGCCGATCGACGCCCCATTTGGACGTCCCGTTTCCTGCTATGGTGGGGCGATGGAGGCCGATGGGGAAGGTCCTCCCATCGGCCCTCCGTTGCTAATGCTCTCATTTCTTCCCGACCGAGAGAGATGCTCCATAGCTCTGTGGCGATTACATTCCCAAAATTAACACGTTCTTTCCAATCTACTTCCACTTTCGATTTCAATAGGTTGAAGATGGATGATAACCACGCCCAATTGCAAACCGCTCTTCTCACCTACCACAAGAAGTTCCCCTTCTCCATTTTTCAACCCTTTCTccga GTTGATCTGGTCTCCACGTTTCATATTGCTGATAAGGA GTACTTTGCAACCCTACAGAAAGAACTCGAGGGATATGATTGTGTTCTTTATGAGATGGTTGCTAGCAGAAGTTGTCTAAAAAACAGCCCTGGACCTGGGAAGCAACTTAGGAGCTCGAAACCGGGATTTTGCATTACTGGATTCATTCAACGCCTAATAGCAAAGTTGCTTAGGCTTCACTGTCAATTTGATTGTCTTGACTACCAGGCAGATAATTGGTATCATGCTGATCTTGACAATGAAACTTTTGAATTGCTTCAG CTtgaaaaaggtgaaaccttgTTCACAGTGGCCAGAGATGAGTACAAAAAAGCTAAGGTGCAGCCTGTTTGTGCAGATATCAGAAACCAATCAGAATATCCAGAATCAGAAGGCTTGTCCAGGCTCGATTTCTGTGCAGCAATGAAATTATACATAGCAAAGATGCAGACATCTGA GTTTGCACAGGTAACAACTGATGTGAAAGACACATCTGTGCTCGTCGGCGAGAGGAACAGAGCTGCAACAGAGGCGCTACGGAGAGCCATTGATGGAGGCAACAAGAAGATTGCGATCCTGTACGGTGTAGGGCACATGCCGGACTTGGGACGAAGGCTGCGGGAGGAGTTCGATCTCGTCCCTTCACAGTTGCAGTGGATAACGGCGTGGTCCATAAAGAATAGGAATCTCACAAGCAGCTCCTTTCAGTGGCCCTTAaatagatactccctccgtttttttatagttgaggcaaaacttttcggcgctgagtttaagaaaatgatgttgagtgtgttaaataaatag
- the LOC125194440 gene encoding uncharacterized protein LOC125194440 isoform X2, which translates to MKNIPQWRADRRPIWTSRFLLWWGDGGRWGRSSHRPSVANALISSRPREMLHSSVAITFPKLTRSFQSTSTFDFNRLKMDDNHAQLQTALLTYHKKFPFSIFQPFLRVDLVSTFHIADKEYFATLQKELEGYDCVLYEMVASRSCLKNSPGPGKQLRSSKPGFCITGFIQRLIAKLLRLHCQFDCLDYQADNWYHADLDNETFELLQLEKDIRNQSEYPESEGLSRLDFCAAMKLYIAKMQTSEFAQVTTDVKDTSVLVGERNRAATEALRRAIDGGNKKIAILYGVGHMPDLGRRLREEFDLVPSQLQWITAWSIKNRNLTSSSFQWPLNRYSLRFFIVEAKLFGAEFKKMMLSVLNK; encoded by the exons atgaagaacatACCACAATGGAGGGCCGATCGACGCCCCATTTGGACGTCCCGTTTCCTGCTATGGTGGGGCGATGGAGGCCGATGGGGAAGGTCCTCCCATCGGCCCTCCGTTGCTAATGCTCTCATTTCTTCCCGACCGAGAGAGATGCTCCATAGCTCTGTGGCGATTACATTCCCAAAATTAACACGTTCTTTCCAATCTACTTCCACTTTCGATTTCAATAGGTTGAAGATGGATGATAACCACGCCCAATTGCAAACCGCTCTTCTCACCTACCACAAGAAGTTCCCCTTCTCCATTTTTCAACCCTTTCTccga GTTGATCTGGTCTCCACGTTTCATATTGCTGATAAGGA GTACTTTGCAACCCTACAGAAAGAACTCGAGGGATATGATTGTGTTCTTTATGAGATGGTTGCTAGCAGAAGTTGTCTAAAAAACAGCCCTGGACCTGGGAAGCAACTTAGGAGCTCGAAACCGGGATTTTGCATTACTGGATTCATTCAACGCCTAATAGCAAAGTTGCTTAGGCTTCACTGTCAATTTGATTGTCTTGACTACCAGGCAGATAATTGGTATCATGCTGATCTTGACAATGAAACTTTTGAATTGCTTCAG CTtgaaaaag ATATCAGAAACCAATCAGAATATCCAGAATCAGAAGGCTTGTCCAGGCTCGATTTCTGTGCAGCAATGAAATTATACATAGCAAAGATGCAGACATCTGA GTTTGCACAGGTAACAACTGATGTGAAAGACACATCTGTGCTCGTCGGCGAGAGGAACAGAGCTGCAACAGAGGCGCTACGGAGAGCCATTGATGGAGGCAACAAGAAGATTGCGATCCTGTACGGTGTAGGGCACATGCCGGACTTGGGACGAAGGCTGCGGGAGGAGTTCGATCTCGTCCCTTCACAGTTGCAGTGGATAACGGCGTGGTCCATAAAGAATAGGAATCTCACAAGCAGCTCCTTTCAGTGGCCCTTAaatagatactccctccgtttttttatagttgaggcaaaacttttcggcgctgagtttaagaaaatgatgttgagtgtgttaaataaatag